A stretch of Castanea sativa cultivar Marrone di Chiusa Pesio chromosome 2, ASM4071231v1 DNA encodes these proteins:
- the LOC142626138 gene encoding peroxidase 5-like, giving the protein MSNLFTYSVFFFAILLNSPALSVPLKHGFYQKSCPSAEAIVKSTVTKALVNESGIAPALIRLHFHDCFVRGCDASILLDSKPGNKAEKESMGNKGVQGFEVIDEAKAKIEAQCPQTVSCADIIAFAARDSVFSAGGIHYDVHGGRFDGRVSLIDEVTKNLPDAFFNVTQLENNFAQKGLSLEEMVTLSGAHSIGDSHCSSFSKRLYSFNAKYAQDPSMNPAYANFLKSQCPKPSKNTILDPLVPFDPSTPTRLDNNYYKNLKSYKGLLVTDQVLWISSLTRKMVKNNVNHPSAWTSKFAAAMVHMGSIDVLNEKQGEIRKNCRVVN; this is encoded by the exons ATGTCAAATTTGTTCACTTATTCTGTGTTCTTTTTTGCCATACTTTTGAACTCTCCTGCactctcagtgcctttgaagcATGGTTTCTATCAGAAATCATGCCCATCAGCTGAGGCCATAGTGAAGAGTACTGTAACAAAAGCACTTGTCAATGAATCTGGCATAGCTCCTGCCCTCATTAGGCTCCATTTCCATGACTGTTTTGTAAGG GGATGTGATGCTTCTATTTTGCTTGATTCCAAACCGGGCAATAAGGCAGAGAAAGAAAGCATGGGAAACAAAGGAGTACAAGGATTTGAGGTGATCGACGAAGCTAAAGCCAAGATAGAAGCTCAATGCCCACAAACAGTTTCATGTGCCGACATAATTGCCTTTGCAGCTCGAGATAGTGTATTCAGTGCTGGTGGTATCCACTATGATGTCCATGGAGGGCGTTTTGATGGAAGGGTCTCATTGATAGATGAAGTAACCAAAAATCTTCCTGATGCATTTTTCAATGTGACACAATTGGAAAACAACTTTGCCCAAAAAGGGTTGTCACTTGAGGAAATGGTCACACTCTCTGGGGCTCACTCTATTGGTGACTCACATTGCTCTTCTTTCTCAAAACGTTTATATTCATTCAATGCAAAATATGCACAAGATCCCTCCATGAATCCTGCTTATGCTAATTTCTTAAAATCTCAATGTCCCAAACCGTCAAAAAACACCATACTTGATCCTCTAGTGCCTTTTGATCCCTCGACACCAACCCGTCTTGATAACAACTACTATAAGAACTTAAAAAGTTACAAGGGGCTATTGGTTACAGATCAAGTGCTATGGATTAGTTCTTTAACAAGAAAGATGGTGAAGAATAATGTTAACCATCCAAGTGCTTGGACTTCAAAGTTTGCTGCTGCAATGGTGCACATGGGTTCAATTGATGTGCTCAATGAGAAACAAGGTGAAATTAGGAAGAACTGTAGGGTGGTGAATTAG